TCAACTGCAGGCATTAGCTTtataaaatgtataaagaaaGGTAGCAATTTGGAAAGCTGCTCTGTACAGTTCTAAACAAAATATTTCCAGACCGACATAGTCAAAAGTGCCTAGAATGACCGTATAACACAACATGCTGTGGACACTTGTTAGTGCCGAGCTGTGCgccatcttccctctctcctgccgTCTCTCCTGCTGTCATAGTCAGCGCTCCAGCCATCATGGTTCCTGTCCTCAGAGTAGTCCTCTCGGCTGCCTCGGTAATGACGCTCAGAGATGGGATCCGAGAGCCGAGGCTCACGACCGTAATGTCTGTCTGCCAGGTAGGGGTGAGAATTCTGCCTGACTTTACGTGGTGGAAGTGGTGTATCCTGGCGCCACTGGGAGCTGGAAGACTGGCTGTAAGGATGATTATGGGACTGAAGTGATGGTGAAAATCCTGACTGATCCACATGTGGAGAACCAAACTTCCCACCATATGGCATCTGTCTCAAAACATTGTTCATctgaggggagagaaaaagaaggaaacgtTAACTGCAAATACTTCAAGCTCTCAAAGTCAGTACTCACAGTCAACCAAGCACATAAGAATTAGACAAATCACTCTTGTCTGAATCAATGCAAGTTTAAACATCATAGTACAAAAGTATAAATCATACCTACTTATGATTACAACCTATTGATACATAAATATTACACTCTGCCTCCCAAAAACACAAACTTAGAAGGTAAGAAGTTGTGTACAAAATGATTACAATGCAAATCACTAATAAACATACAGACACAGGCACTTAAAGCCAATTGGGAAGGCTTCATGAAGACACATGATCTGAATACTAAAAGGTGAACTGTTTTAAGGAATATTTCAAAAGGGGGTATGTGACAAGGAAAGGAAATTGcgaaaataaaaattacagagtAACACAGAATGGGctcaaagaatataaaataattgaGGGTGTGACAGGTTATCATCATAAAAGCAGCCAACACCACAAGAACTAAGCCAATTTAATGGAATCAGTGCACAAGAAGGCTAAGCTAACCTGTGCTGTGAAAAATGGAAGGTCAAAGTGTGGGGAAGTTAAAACAGTTCTAACTTGAAAATGATGTGTAAGGTGGACTAGctgggaggaaactgaggcatgataTGACTAGGCCAGTGGTCCCCAAATTCTGCCTGTGGATAGTTATTCTGCAGACCTGTAAAATATGAAAATCTGCAAACCACAAGCCAAGATCATGttttgaatgaagaaatgaatgtaaGTAATTTAaaccacataaataaaaaatgaacaaaaagatgTGGTCAATcagtagagaaaaaaatacagaataaaagaATGTAAAACTAATCTCATGGTGACATTATTAACAAAATTCTAAGTTCCAAGAAGGCACTGGTGAGGGGCGGCaaagtggcacagcacattaatcctctgcctgcagcaaagccttgggaccctgcacccgcgtgggagatcagcacagctccagccatggtggccgcttggggaatgattcatcaggtggaagatcgtcctctctgtctctcctactctctatctgcttttccagtaaaaataaaacaaatctttaaaaaaaaaggtgataaGTCACTCAGCATAGGCAGCAACAAACAGCAGAGACTGACTCTCCGGTGTTTACAAATACATACACCCCAATGAAGGCCgaaaagaaaataacatgaaatttAACTTTATTTCTACTTATCTTCAGTTGTTAGGTTTATAACAGTCCAGGGAAGACTTAATGGTCAATATACAAAGATCATGCTAATTTTAACAAAAGTTTCAGAAGTTGTTACACATTTACAAACTTAATTTATGCTTCAAAAGCTCAGTGACATAACCTGAATATTCTAAGCACAAGTTTTTAGAACAAGTTTAAAGAAGTTAGCCTACCACTGCTTGTCTCTGATAGTTTTCTGGAGAAGAGAAAGACCTTTGGATTATCTGTGTTGATGCATTCACATTATCCAAAATCCTTTCATATCtgctaaaaataacaaaatcaacatttAACCATTCATTCCAAAAATATTAAACACCAATCAGCAGCAGCAATACAACTCTCAGAGGTGAGAATGAGTAAGACAGTCGTGGCATCTGCTTCTTAGGGAACTAGAATACAGACAAAAGGATGTTCCTCCCCCACTGCCAGTCTTAATACTATAATGTATGATGGGCTTTCATTTTATGTTGGGCTAGTCAGGCCAAATAGCCTTTCCAGAAAGGAGGCATCTGAAGTAAGAACTGAATAACAAGATTATTTGTAGGCAAAACATTCCAAGTATGGGAACAGCTGGGGGAGGAAGCAAACTATAGCTTCTGCACCAAACTAGTTTTTGTACActaagttttattggaaatatcCACGTTCTTGTAGTTTCGTATTCTCTGTGGCTAATTTGCTACTATTGTGGTAGACAGACAGGATATGGCCTGAAAGCCTAAAACACGGACTACTTCATCCCTAGCTAGAACAGAAGTCTAGTCTAAGATATAAAATCAAAAGGATGTGCTATGCTGGATATGAAGGAtggaagaaataataaaggataaGATCTAGAAGTCTGGCTTGAGCAATTGGAGAGGCATCTAATGAGACCGGGAAAAAGACCAGGACTTAAGAATGTAAGGCATTATTATAGCTCTATtaattttttggaagatttatttattttgatattaattTTAAGGACCTTAATTCTACTCCCTAAAGAGGCAACTTTTATACAGAAAAATTCAGTTAAATgttctaaattattttaaaatatttttctggaaTCAACTATTTGTCAtggactttttattttattaaattaggTTTGTATCTGTATGGGAAggacagaaaaataattatattataaAAAGGATAAAAATGATACTCAATTGTTTAAGACtatttatttgtgcattttctGCCTTGAACTTCTAAAGGAAGGGAAAGTCTTTTCCTCCCTCCACCTAGCATACACCTGTAAATTCCATTAGCATTGGTTGGGAGTGCCTTAAATTCCAACTGTGCTGAAAAATAGTTAAATACCACTCAATGTCAGTGGTAAGAAAGGATATAAGGAGGgcaacatttttgctttttttccccctcatggTTGCCGGCTTACAATTCCACTTTCCTTTTAATATCCATCCACTTCTCTAGCTCTTAGCACTATAGCATCAAAACCACCAACCTCACCACAACAACTTCCTTGCTACATTATCATGGGTATCAATACCTTACTACTATCAGCTTCCTAATTGGTTTTCCCATTTTCACTCTGATCCCTACAGTCCATGCTGCCATTGTGTACAACCTCTAGGCACGATACTTGCATAACAACTGCTTTCCATGTTCATTCACCCCAGTCTAGGTAcactggcttctttttttttttttgttccctgATGTTTTTTGCTATTAATTTGAGAGTATTGGGCCATAGATTAAGAATCCATTctgaattcattttaaattattatttttatttgatgattttcacagttgattagggtggtaagggtcaagggctacaggaaggtgggtgagattaccatttccacattctctttttttcccttcctgtatctgggggaagcggGGAAGCAAGGACAGAAGCCACACCCatcctcccaaacacctctgcaccctgagactgaggacagccacccaacactaCCCCAGGGTGCCCGATgtgggcatactctgagggtcctgctcaagagctttcgatagttcaacagttctgagttactgctgaactccaagcacgatgaaatctcaccagcatccactggcacactgGCTTCTTTGAAGTCCCCAATATCATAATACATCTCTCTCTGTCCAAACTTTCTCAAATTACTTTTTACTCTTCTCCAGAGAATatactttcataaaaataaatgcacatcTTCATCTAGCCTTTAAGGCAAGCAGGATCAGTAACAGCTGCTCTCAATCACAGTCTATGGGTTAAATCCCAGTCCACTGCTTACAAGCAGTTCAACTTTGGGTACGTCAACATCCAGTCCCCATTTTTTTTACAAACAAGGTAAAGTAATGGCTACCTCTTAGGACCGCTGGGTGGAACAAATAAGATCATATAAGCAAAGCCTATTATGACTGATTCAATACCACTAAGAAATGAAAACACTATCTCTGATAAAAATTAGTTTTCCTaaagcaaataaaatcatttaagtGAAGAAACTCTGTAACTGTTCTCCCCTGTAGCTTCAAGAGTTTGAAAGGAAATTCAGCTTCTT
The sequence above is a segment of the Ochotona princeps isolate mOchPri1 chromosome 4, mOchPri1.hap1, whole genome shotgun sequence genome. Coding sequences within it:
- the RBM7 gene encoding RNA-binding protein 7 isoform X1 is translated as MGAAAAEADRTLFVGNLETKVTEELLFELFHQAGPVIKVKIPTDKDGKPKQFAFVNFKHEVSVPYAMNLLNGIKLFGRPIKIQFRSGSSHASQDVSVSYPPHPVGNSSPTSTSPGSRYERILDNVNASTQIIQRSFSSPENYQRQAVMNNVLRQMPYGGKFGSPHVDQSGFSPSLQSHNHPYSQSSSSQWRQDTPLPPRKVRQNSHPYLADRHYGREPRLSDPISERHYRGSREDYSEDRNHDGWSADYDSRRDGRREGRWRTARH
- the RBM7 gene encoding RNA-binding protein 7 isoform X2, with the protein product MGAAAAEADRTLFVGNLETKVTEELLFELFHQAGPVIKVKIPTDKDGKPKQFAFVNFKHEVSVPYAMNLLNGIKLFGRPIKIQFRSGSSHASQDVSVSYPPHPVGNSSPTSTSPGRYERILDNVNASTQIIQRSFSSPENYQRQAVMNNVLRQMPYGGKFGSPHVDQSGFSPSLQSHNHPYSQSSSSQWRQDTPLPPRKVRQNSHPYLADRHYGREPRLSDPISERHYRGSREDYSEDRNHDGWSADYDSRRDGRREGRWRTARH